A genomic window from Pyxicephalus adspersus chromosome 2, UCB_Pads_2.0, whole genome shotgun sequence includes:
- the LOC140324826 gene encoding zinc metalloproteinase-disintegrin-like VLAIP-B isoform X2, which translates to MEGNPVHLHLEKTEGLLAENYTETMYLNDGTRVTTSPENKDHCCYQGHIKQDADSVAGICTHNGLRGYIHTRNRRFIIEPLNESDEGEHAIYEDKEETPRTCGVTNTTWTEGKVFKSSRSGNNAEKQKFLNSQKYVQVYLVADKTMCEKYNNSKEVIKQRFFEIINYVNEVYKQIGTFVALVGLEFWDKKDLFEVSTSASINLDRFCTWRKQDLLQRIPHDNAQFLTNTDFQGATVGLAYVATMCSESHSCGVIQDHTRAAVSVGATVAHEMGHNLGMNHDTSSCSCAADSCIMSATLSYNTPKLFSSCSLANFQEFIFDRMPSCMKTEPSKQYIKSPSVCGNKFTEIGEDCDCGTVKECTNPCCDAATCKFTNNAKCAAGECCQNCKIKAAGTVCRAMNDECDLADMCDGKSPECPTDRYIYNGHPCNDGRGFCYNGKCPSLENQCRDLWGAGASVGQDFCFKYNERGTNYGHCQQIGNNYVRCGVNDIKCGVLYCAGGANNPKVNAPVASISTCRGVLHAAGMVENGTMCGVGMVCYNGKCVSVNSAFRSANCSASCPGHGICDHELQCRCQEGWAPPYCDSASDTSIALIVVVVLIAVALVVGLVLMFVFRKKLKRCGQKSPSRISGATNPAYMEQKSQKKSGSNLSPPQPQNKDGYWAPQYSVMTSVEDVKRSPIIQRPNMAPPPVPAAAPPPVPAAKPAPPTAPAPVPAAKPAPPAKALKPPVKN; encoded by the exons ATGGAGGGGAATCCGGTACATCTACACCTGGAGAAGACAGA AGGACTTCTAGCAGAAAATTACACGGAGACGATGTATCTGAATGATGGGACCCGGGTGACCACCAGCCCGGAGAATAAG GATCACTGCTGCTACCAGGGACATATAAAGCAGGATGCCGATTCAGTGGCCGGCATTTGTACCCATAATGGTCTCCG AGGTTACATTCACACTCGTAACCGGCGATTCATTATTGAACCTCTGAATGAGTCAGATGAGGGAGAACACGCCATATATGAGGACAAGGAAGAAACTCCCAGAACCTGCGGTGTAACCAATACCACCTGGACAGAGGGAAAAGTCTTCAAATCTTCCCGCTCCGGCAACAATGCTGAG AAACAAAAATTCCTGAATTCTCAGAAGTATGTCCAGGTTTACCTTGTGGCAGATAAAACCATG TGTGAAAAGTACAATAACAGCAAGGAAGTGATCAAACAAAGATTTTTTGAGATAATAAATTACGTCAATGAG GTCTATAAACAAATCGGAACATTTGTGGCTCTGGTTGGATTGGAATTCTGGGATAAGAAAGATTTATTTGAAGTCTCCACCTCGGCCTCCATCAACCTCGACCGCTTCTGTACCTGGAGGAAGCAAGACCTGCTCCAGAGGATCCCCCATGACAACGCCCAGTTCCTGAC GAATACGGATTTTCAGGGGGCTACAGTGGGATTGGCCTATGTGGCTACGATGTGCTCCGAGTCCCATTCCTGTGGGGTCATTCAG GATCACACCAGGGCCGCCGTCTCCGTTGGGGCCACAGTTGCTCATGAAATGGGACACAACTTGGGGATGAATCATGACACCAGCTCCTGTTCCTGCGCTGCTGATTCCTGCATCATGTCTGCCACCCTGAG TTATAACACCCCCAAACTCTTCAGTTCCTGCAGTCTTGCAAATTTTCAGGAGTTTATATTTGACCGAATGCCGTCATGTATGAAGACCGAGCCCTCCAAGCAGTACATTAAATCACCTTCTGTGTGTGGCAACAAGTTCACCGAGATCGGGGAGGACTGCGACTGCGGCACCGTGAAG gaATGTACCAATCCATGCTGTGATGCTGCCACCTGCAAATTCACAAATAATGCTAAATGTGCAGCTGGAGAATGTTGTCAGAATTGTAAG ATCAAGGCAGCGGGCACAGTTTGCAGAGCTATGAATGATGAATGTGACCTGGCAGATATGTGTGATGGGAAGTCTCCGGAATGTCCAACCGATCGCTACATCTACAATGGTCATCCCTGCAATGACGGACGAGGTTTCTGCTACAATGGGAAATGTCCAAGTTTGGAGAACCAGTGCAGGGACCTGTGGGGAGCAG GTGCTTCAGTAGGGCAGgacttttgctttaaatacaatGAGAGAGGAACCAACTATGGGCACTGCCAGCAGATTGGCAATAACTACGTCCGGTGTGGGGTAAA TGATATAAAGTGCGGAGTGTTGTACTGCGCTGGAGGAGCCAACAATCCCAAAGTAAATGCACCTGTGGCCTCCATCTCCACCTGTCGGGGGGTCCTGCATGCAGCTGGGATGGTGGAGAATGGAACGATGTGCGGAGTGGGGATG GTTTGTTACAATGGGAAATGTGTCAGTGTAAACAGCGCCTTCCGTTCTGCAAACTGTTCTGCCAGCTGCCCAGGACATGGG ATTTGTGACCATGAGCTGCAGTGTCGGTGCCAGGAAGGTTGGGCCCCCCCTTACTGTGACTCCGCCTCTGATACCA GTATTGCCCTCATCGTGGTTGTGGTCCTGATCGCCGTGGCTCTGGTAGTCGGACTCGTGTTAATGTTTGTGTTCCGCAAGAAGTTAAAGAGATGTGGACAAAA ATCTCCATCCAGGATATCCGGTGCCACAAACCCAGCGTATATGGAGCAGAAGTCACAGAAGAAGTCCGGCTCTAATCTGTCCCCACCACAG CCCCAGAACAAAGATGGATATTGGGCTCCGCAGTACTCAGTG ATGACATCAGTAGAAGATGTGAAAAGATCACCG ATAATACAAAGGCCAAACATGGCTCCACCGCCTGTACCAGCCGCAGCTCCACCGCCTGTACCAGCCGCCAAACCAGCACCACCAACAGCTCCAGCGCCTGTACCTGCCGCCAAACCAGCTCCTCCAGCAAAG GCCCTGAAGCCCCCCGTAAAAAATTAA
- the LOC140324826 gene encoding zinc metalloproteinase-disintegrin-like VLAIP-B isoform X1, translating to MLGAALLLALLPCQVIAINKLPRGLKYEVVFPEKIHSWHKRDTESKYPDRIQYQLHMEGNPVHLHLEKTEGLLAENYTETMYLNDGTRVTTSPENKDHCCYQGHIKQDADSVAGICTHNGLRGYIHTRNRRFIIEPLNESDEGEHAIYEDKEETPRTCGVTNTTWTEGKVFKSSRSGNNAEKQKFLNSQKYVQVYLVADKTMCEKYNNSKEVIKQRFFEIINYVNEVYKQIGTFVALVGLEFWDKKDLFEVSTSASINLDRFCTWRKQDLLQRIPHDNAQFLTNTDFQGATVGLAYVATMCSESHSCGVIQDHTRAAVSVGATVAHEMGHNLGMNHDTSSCSCAADSCIMSATLSYNTPKLFSSCSLANFQEFIFDRMPSCMKTEPSKQYIKSPSVCGNKFTEIGEDCDCGTVKECTNPCCDAATCKFTNNAKCAAGECCQNCKIKAAGTVCRAMNDECDLADMCDGKSPECPTDRYIYNGHPCNDGRGFCYNGKCPSLENQCRDLWGAGASVGQDFCFKYNERGTNYGHCQQIGNNYVRCGVNDIKCGVLYCAGGANNPKVNAPVASISTCRGVLHAAGMVENGTMCGVGMVCYNGKCVSVNSAFRSANCSASCPGHGICDHELQCRCQEGWAPPYCDSASDTSIALIVVVVLIAVALVVGLVLMFVFRKKLKRCGQKSPSRISGATNPAYMEQKSQKKSGSNLSPPQPQNKDGYWAPQYSVMTSVEDVKRSPIIQRPNMAPPPVPAAAPPPVPAAKPAPPTAPAPVPAAKPAPPAKALKPPVKN from the exons AGCAAGTATCCGGATCGGATCCAATACCAGCTACATATGGAGGGGAATCCGGTACATCTACACCTGGAGAAGACAGA AGGACTTCTAGCAGAAAATTACACGGAGACGATGTATCTGAATGATGGGACCCGGGTGACCACCAGCCCGGAGAATAAG GATCACTGCTGCTACCAGGGACATATAAAGCAGGATGCCGATTCAGTGGCCGGCATTTGTACCCATAATGGTCTCCG AGGTTACATTCACACTCGTAACCGGCGATTCATTATTGAACCTCTGAATGAGTCAGATGAGGGAGAACACGCCATATATGAGGACAAGGAAGAAACTCCCAGAACCTGCGGTGTAACCAATACCACCTGGACAGAGGGAAAAGTCTTCAAATCTTCCCGCTCCGGCAACAATGCTGAG AAACAAAAATTCCTGAATTCTCAGAAGTATGTCCAGGTTTACCTTGTGGCAGATAAAACCATG TGTGAAAAGTACAATAACAGCAAGGAAGTGATCAAACAAAGATTTTTTGAGATAATAAATTACGTCAATGAG GTCTATAAACAAATCGGAACATTTGTGGCTCTGGTTGGATTGGAATTCTGGGATAAGAAAGATTTATTTGAAGTCTCCACCTCGGCCTCCATCAACCTCGACCGCTTCTGTACCTGGAGGAAGCAAGACCTGCTCCAGAGGATCCCCCATGACAACGCCCAGTTCCTGAC GAATACGGATTTTCAGGGGGCTACAGTGGGATTGGCCTATGTGGCTACGATGTGCTCCGAGTCCCATTCCTGTGGGGTCATTCAG GATCACACCAGGGCCGCCGTCTCCGTTGGGGCCACAGTTGCTCATGAAATGGGACACAACTTGGGGATGAATCATGACACCAGCTCCTGTTCCTGCGCTGCTGATTCCTGCATCATGTCTGCCACCCTGAG TTATAACACCCCCAAACTCTTCAGTTCCTGCAGTCTTGCAAATTTTCAGGAGTTTATATTTGACCGAATGCCGTCATGTATGAAGACCGAGCCCTCCAAGCAGTACATTAAATCACCTTCTGTGTGTGGCAACAAGTTCACCGAGATCGGGGAGGACTGCGACTGCGGCACCGTGAAG gaATGTACCAATCCATGCTGTGATGCTGCCACCTGCAAATTCACAAATAATGCTAAATGTGCAGCTGGAGAATGTTGTCAGAATTGTAAG ATCAAGGCAGCGGGCACAGTTTGCAGAGCTATGAATGATGAATGTGACCTGGCAGATATGTGTGATGGGAAGTCTCCGGAATGTCCAACCGATCGCTACATCTACAATGGTCATCCCTGCAATGACGGACGAGGTTTCTGCTACAATGGGAAATGTCCAAGTTTGGAGAACCAGTGCAGGGACCTGTGGGGAGCAG GTGCTTCAGTAGGGCAGgacttttgctttaaatacaatGAGAGAGGAACCAACTATGGGCACTGCCAGCAGATTGGCAATAACTACGTCCGGTGTGGGGTAAA TGATATAAAGTGCGGAGTGTTGTACTGCGCTGGAGGAGCCAACAATCCCAAAGTAAATGCACCTGTGGCCTCCATCTCCACCTGTCGGGGGGTCCTGCATGCAGCTGGGATGGTGGAGAATGGAACGATGTGCGGAGTGGGGATG GTTTGTTACAATGGGAAATGTGTCAGTGTAAACAGCGCCTTCCGTTCTGCAAACTGTTCTGCCAGCTGCCCAGGACATGGG ATTTGTGACCATGAGCTGCAGTGTCGGTGCCAGGAAGGTTGGGCCCCCCCTTACTGTGACTCCGCCTCTGATACCA GTATTGCCCTCATCGTGGTTGTGGTCCTGATCGCCGTGGCTCTGGTAGTCGGACTCGTGTTAATGTTTGTGTTCCGCAAGAAGTTAAAGAGATGTGGACAAAA ATCTCCATCCAGGATATCCGGTGCCACAAACCCAGCGTATATGGAGCAGAAGTCACAGAAGAAGTCCGGCTCTAATCTGTCCCCACCACAG CCCCAGAACAAAGATGGATATTGGGCTCCGCAGTACTCAGTG ATGACATCAGTAGAAGATGTGAAAAGATCACCG ATAATACAAAGGCCAAACATGGCTCCACCGCCTGTACCAGCCGCAGCTCCACCGCCTGTACCAGCCGCCAAACCAGCACCACCAACAGCTCCAGCGCCTGTACCTGCCGCCAAACCAGCTCCTCCAGCAAAG GCCCTGAAGCCCCCCGTAAAAAATTAA